One Echinicola strongylocentroti DNA window includes the following coding sequences:
- a CDS encoding tetratricopeptide repeat protein, translated as MKVKRHVIGCLLCTLLVFSTFCQAMAREWIAPVDSTAKTTLAQKQQDSLTVVNAIQLSRDIHRSQHNEETEYQEAEKAVSLSLELGDTLLYAQSLDNLGLMYRYHQRYEEAIPLHTKAFNLLADEDSASLSKMIYANNAGVASRYAEDFDKAVFYYLEALKIAESENNLRNIAIACNGLGNTLLHLPGRGEDAIAYFERSLEAERKRNNTLGIAMNYLSIGDYFTEIGEYQMARNYLSKLLDINKARKDTFGLGITYEYYGQNYFHEGRDLQKAANYFSQSKALFEKLGDLHKQADIAKKQADVYRKRGNLNEAIQQYNASWKLAEQVKNKGLIKECSYWLSTIYEQQGQFKKALEYLTLSQQYKDSVALMDQQTRIAAIEKRYAIEKKESQIELLEKDKALQKSQLESQQAALKSHQVILVLLVILLVSIVVIAFMQFRNIKAKKKANELLRKQNDQIKEQRDEIKTVNQQLESTFEELIQEQKNTEEKRIKLLESTFENRIQSLAIQSLESQMNPHFLFNGMNAVRWLVMKNKNEEAKEYIDTFARLLRMSLTNNRKKSITLNEELQSTSLYLKIERLRFDSEFNYRINISPKVYPERVKVPPKILQPLVENAIKHGLLPSRKSPKILDINVTETEEGVLVEVLDNGTGYSISQENPSEPKPDGTHLGLKLIEERLVIFNQQHLGKVQFRIVPRTGPTGTIKGTRAEIYIIHETTLDLA; from the coding sequence ATGAAAGTAAAACGGCACGTTATCGGTTGTTTGCTTTGTACCCTGCTTGTATTTTCCACTTTTTGCCAGGCGATGGCGAGGGAATGGATTGCCCCGGTTGACTCCACTGCCAAGACCACCCTAGCCCAAAAACAACAAGACTCACTTACTGTAGTCAATGCCATCCAGCTATCCAGAGACATTCACCGTAGCCAACATAATGAGGAAACTGAATACCAAGAAGCAGAAAAAGCAGTAAGTCTCTCATTGGAACTAGGAGACACCTTGCTCTATGCCCAATCCTTGGATAACCTAGGACTGATGTACCGCTATCACCAACGTTATGAGGAAGCCATTCCACTTCACACCAAGGCCTTTAACCTCTTAGCAGATGAAGATTCTGCATCCTTATCCAAAATGATATATGCCAATAATGCGGGAGTAGCTAGCCGGTACGCAGAGGACTTTGACAAGGCGGTATTTTACTACTTGGAGGCCCTCAAGATAGCTGAAAGTGAAAATAACCTTAGGAATATCGCCATTGCCTGCAATGGCCTCGGCAACACACTCCTCCATCTCCCTGGCCGTGGAGAGGATGCCATTGCCTATTTTGAACGATCCTTGGAAGCTGAGCGTAAGCGAAACAACACCTTGGGCATAGCGATGAACTATCTCTCCATTGGGGATTATTTTACAGAAATAGGGGAATACCAAATGGCCAGAAACTACCTCAGCAAACTATTGGACATCAACAAAGCTAGGAAAGACACCTTTGGGCTCGGAATTACCTATGAGTATTATGGCCAAAATTATTTCCATGAAGGAAGGGATCTCCAGAAAGCAGCCAATTATTTCTCCCAATCAAAAGCCCTTTTCGAGAAACTGGGAGACCTGCACAAACAAGCCGACATTGCCAAAAAACAAGCTGATGTTTATAGAAAACGGGGAAATTTAAATGAGGCTATCCAGCAGTACAATGCTTCTTGGAAATTGGCAGAACAAGTAAAAAACAAAGGCCTCATCAAAGAATGCTCCTACTGGCTCTCCACCATTTATGAGCAACAAGGGCAATTCAAAAAAGCCCTGGAATACCTCACACTCTCGCAGCAATATAAAGACAGTGTAGCGCTAATGGACCAGCAAACAAGGATCGCTGCCATCGAGAAGCGGTATGCCATTGAGAAAAAAGAATCCCAAATAGAGCTCCTCGAAAAAGACAAGGCCCTCCAAAAATCACAACTGGAAAGCCAACAAGCTGCACTTAAAAGCCATCAGGTGATCCTAGTATTGCTGGTCATACTGCTCGTATCCATCGTGGTGATTGCATTTATGCAATTCCGGAACATCAAAGCCAAGAAAAAAGCCAATGAACTGCTGAGAAAACAAAACGATCAAATCAAAGAGCAACGCGACGAAATCAAAACGGTCAACCAACAACTCGAATCCACTTTTGAAGAGCTGATCCAAGAGCAGAAAAACACGGAAGAAAAACGCATAAAACTTCTCGAAAGTACATTCGAAAACCGCATCCAGTCCTTGGCTATCCAGTCCCTCGAATCACAGATGAACCCCCACTTTTTGTTCAATGGCATGAATGCGGTACGCTGGCTGGTCATGAAAAACAAAAATGAAGAAGCCAAGGAATACATCGATACTTTTGCCCGCCTGCTACGGATGAGCTTGACCAACAACCGCAAAAAATCCATTACCCTGAATGAAGAGCTTCAGTCCACATCCCTCTATCTAAAAATAGAACGCTTGCGGTTTGACAGTGAATTTAACTATCGCATCAATATCTCCCCTAAAGTCTATCCAGAAAGGGTAAAAGTCCCCCCAAAAATCCTACAACCATTAGTAGAAAACGCTATCAAACACGGGCTACTACCTAGCAGAAAATCACCAAAAATACTCGATATAAACGTCACTGAGACGGAAGAAGGCGTACTAGTGGAAGTACTGGACAATGGCACCGGATACAGTATCTCTCAGGAAAACCCCAGTGAACCCAAGCCTGACGGAACACATCTAGGCCTTAAACTAATCGAAGAGCGTCTGGTTATCTTTAACCAACAACATCTTGGGAAGGTCCAATTTAGAATCGTACCAAGAACGGGTCCCACAGGAACCATCAAGGGTACACGAGCAGAGATCTACATTATTCACGAGACCACCTTAGACCTCGCTTAG
- a CDS encoding Clp protease ClpB translates to MIRYLLLFFLLVPMIAPAQDRFEKLVKERQGLHQQWKDSEKDKSGIFGNRTKKDMIKTNEWMERIILKDNLIMDELEMLKNIETTEIKYEKDDYKYIAQKQEQDIGKLKRALDNKDEEIADVAASKRTYEWTTLIFFLTTLAAGYLFYRTKRQV, encoded by the coding sequence ATGATAAGATACTTACTGTTGTTTTTTCTGTTGGTTCCGATGATTGCTCCGGCACAGGATCGGTTTGAAAAACTCGTAAAAGAGCGACAAGGACTGCATCAACAATGGAAAGACTCCGAGAAAGATAAATCCGGTATTTTTGGCAACCGTACCAAAAAGGACATGATCAAGACCAATGAGTGGATGGAACGCATTATTCTTAAGGATAATTTGATCATGGATGAACTGGAAATGCTGAAAAATATCGAAACTACGGAGATCAAATACGAAAAGGATGATTATAAATACATCGCCCAAAAGCAAGAGCAGGATATCGGCAAACTGAAAAGGGCCCTGGACAATAAAGATGAGGAGATCGCTGATGTGGCAGCAAGTAAAAGAACCTATGAATGGACAACATTGATATTTTTTCTGACGACGCTCGCTGCAGGTTACCTGTTTTATAGAACTAAAAGGCAGGTGTAA
- a CDS encoding LytR/AlgR family response regulator transcription factor, translating into MKVAIIDDETHCVESLALELEHFKGEIEIAFATSKVEEALTYLKSSSIDLLFLDIEMPRVNGFELLDLIDEVNFEVVFTTAYSQYALKAFQYKAFDYLLKPIGTEELAEVIKKYNGYHQGLKAEREGELMDFISSLKKDNIIKSKIAVPVSEGLEFIKVDEIIYAQSQNNYTVLYLSDQSTLLFSKTLKEVEKTLKKYFFIRIHQSYLINPNYMKKYFRHDGGGVLMENGQSLPISQRKKEEIITLFEAIAKNKSL; encoded by the coding sequence ATGAAAGTAGCTATAATCGATGACGAAACCCACTGTGTGGAAAGCTTGGCCTTGGAGTTGGAGCACTTTAAGGGCGAAATAGAGATAGCCTTCGCTACCTCCAAAGTCGAGGAAGCATTAACCTACCTAAAATCATCCTCCATCGACCTATTGTTCTTGGATATAGAAATGCCACGAGTGAATGGTTTCGAGTTGCTGGACCTAATAGATGAAGTCAATTTCGAAGTAGTTTTTACCACAGCGTACAGCCAGTATGCCCTTAAGGCCTTTCAGTACAAAGCCTTTGATTATTTACTAAAGCCAATAGGTACTGAAGAACTGGCAGAGGTCATCAAAAAATACAACGGCTACCACCAAGGACTAAAAGCTGAACGTGAAGGAGAATTAATGGACTTTATTTCCTCCCTCAAGAAAGATAATATTATAAAATCCAAGATCGCTGTCCCTGTCAGTGAGGGACTGGAATTCATCAAAGTAGATGAAATTATCTATGCACAAAGTCAAAACAATTACACCGTGCTCTATCTTAGCGACCAAAGCACGCTACTATTCAGCAAGACCCTAAAAGAAGTCGAAAAGACATTAAAGAAGTATTTTTTTATAAGGATCCATCAATCCTATCTCATCAATCCCAACTACATGAAAAAGTACTTTCGCCATGATGGCGGAGGTGTGCTGATGGAAAATGGTCAATCCCTCCCCATCAGCCAGCGAAAAAAAGAAGAAATCATCACACTTTTTGAAGCTATTGCAAAAAACAAATCCTTATAA
- a CDS encoding TolC family protein produces the protein MRKQCLVVLSMVAAVFSAYGQDELSFEQAIMMGLENNYDVKIALKDNELTEIDKKLGVGALLPSLDATYGRTTSTEDVEQQFVNESVPKNIDGAKSSGENFNINAIYGFRYEAVVALKRLGKLNEIGELQAKVVIENTVAAISEAYYRLAAELKRHEVLQETLELSQQRLDIAKSQYELGGSSKTEFLAAQVDYNTDMSLLVSQEQIIRTARINLNELMALDEEKEFEVTDSIKINQDLKLGPLVDQAMDQNKMLLINRRQENVAYLQLKEIQAQRLPYLSLDGNYRQSVSNSDAGFLIQNKREGYSFGATIGINLFSGFTLNRQIQRARVQQESQAYLLDQYEVQLKSDIYRAFNIYENSKRRLHIERQNYQVVEENTAIAFDRFKTGLTSYLEFRDAQVNRLNAESRLIDAVFSTKVAEVELMRLAGKIYYKSNGEDILN, from the coding sequence ATGAGGAAGCAGTGTTTAGTTGTATTGAGCATGGTGGCGGCTGTATTTTCTGCTTATGGGCAGGATGAACTGTCCTTCGAACAAGCCATCATGATGGGATTGGAAAACAATTATGATGTAAAAATCGCCCTAAAGGACAATGAGCTGACCGAAATCGACAAAAAGTTAGGTGTGGGAGCTTTACTGCCCAGCTTGGACGCCACCTATGGCCGCACCACCAGCACCGAAGATGTAGAGCAGCAATTTGTCAACGAAAGCGTCCCCAAGAACATCGATGGGGCCAAGTCCTCAGGCGAAAACTTCAATATAAATGCCATTTACGGCTTTCGTTACGAAGCTGTAGTGGCCCTGAAACGCTTGGGCAAATTGAACGAAATAGGAGAGCTACAGGCCAAGGTGGTGATAGAAAATACCGTAGCGGCCATTTCGGAAGCCTATTATCGCCTTGCTGCCGAGCTTAAGCGCCACGAGGTCTTGCAAGAGACCTTGGAGCTCTCTCAGCAGCGGCTCGATATTGCCAAATCACAGTACGAACTAGGAGGAAGTTCTAAGACCGAATTTCTTGCCGCACAAGTAGACTACAATACCGATATGTCCCTCTTGGTCTCCCAAGAACAGATTATCCGTACCGCTAGAATCAACCTCAATGAATTGATGGCACTAGATGAGGAAAAAGAATTTGAGGTCACTGACAGTATAAAAATCAACCAAGACCTAAAATTGGGCCCCTTGGTAGACCAAGCCATGGACCAAAACAAAATGCTCCTCATCAACCGGAGGCAGGAAAATGTGGCTTATTTACAGCTAAAGGAAATCCAAGCTCAGCGGCTGCCTTACTTGTCACTTGACGGAAATTACCGCCAATCCGTATCCAATTCCGATGCTGGATTCCTGATCCAGAACAAACGGGAAGGGTATTCCTTCGGAGCGACCATTGGCATCAACCTCTTCAGCGGGTTTACCCTAAATCGCCAAATCCAACGTGCCCGAGTACAGCAGGAAAGTCAAGCCTATCTACTCGACCAATACGAAGTCCAGCTAAAATCAGACATCTATCGGGCATTCAACATCTATGAAAACAGCAAGCGAAGGCTGCACATCGAGCGCCAAAACTATCAGGTGGTAGAAGAAAATACAGCTATAGCTTTTGACCGATTCAAGACAGGGCTGACCAGCTATCTGGAATTCAGGGACGCCCAGGTCAACCGCCTTAACGCCGAAAGCCGGCTGATCGACGCCGTCTTTAGCACCAAAGTGGCCGAAGTAGAACTGATGAGATTGGCGGGTAAGATTTATTATAAAAGCAATGGAGAGGATATTCTGAACTAA
- a CDS encoding MltF family protein: MALHQQLAKATPRKHRALFFAVLCLCAMVFACNEDKKKKKAATPFWEKPVQLDIKGIKKRGFIRAIVDNSSTSYYIYRGRRMGYEYELLRNLAKQLDVQLRLVVNEDIDKAFQMLNKGKADIVAINLFINEDRKKYGAFTKDLNQLSSVLVQRRKAPVLDSLHQLDNKTVHVRKSAIYKQQLINLEDSLQIDIDIVESPKNSDELVDEVVREKIDYTLVDEDVALVNSTYYSEINIDLHINTPLPVAWLVRKNSPDLLTAVNDWVDKGKQSTYFAILYAKYFLNKKNSYYRTKSAFSSISGDQISKYDDLIKKGGDYLGWDWRLLASLVYKESRFNNEATSYAGARGLLQLMPVTLERFGVNDPNDPAQSLMGGVKYLKYLDKFWLERVPETNERIKFILASYNVGHGHVNDAWRLALKFGKDTRRWSNVAYYLERKSQPKYYRDPVVRSGYAKGHLAVAYVRDILSIYESYRILVDPYPKEIEDQPLASN; this comes from the coding sequence ATGGCTCTTCACCAACAGCTTGCCAAAGCCACACCTAGAAAACATAGGGCGCTATTTTTTGCCGTCTTGTGCTTATGCGCCATGGTTTTTGCGTGTAATGAGGATAAAAAGAAGAAAAAAGCGGCCACTCCCTTTTGGGAAAAGCCCGTACAGCTGGACATAAAAGGCATCAAGAAACGAGGATTTATCAGGGCCATTGTAGATAATTCTTCCACCAGTTACTATATCTACCGTGGCCGTAGGATGGGATATGAATACGAGCTTCTCCGCAACTTGGCCAAACAGCTTGACGTCCAGTTGCGACTGGTCGTCAATGAAGACATCGATAAAGCCTTCCAGATGCTGAATAAAGGCAAGGCTGATATAGTGGCCATCAACCTTTTCATCAATGAGGACAGAAAAAAATATGGTGCTTTTACCAAAGACCTTAACCAGCTCTCCTCCGTTCTTGTGCAAAGGAGAAAGGCACCCGTGCTTGATTCCCTCCATCAACTGGACAACAAAACAGTCCACGTCCGAAAGTCGGCCATATACAAACAGCAACTTATTAATTTAGAAGATAGCTTACAGATCGATATAGATATCGTCGAGTCACCTAAAAACTCTGACGAGCTGGTAGATGAGGTGGTAAGGGAAAAGATCGACTATACACTGGTAGATGAAGATGTGGCCTTGGTAAATTCTACTTATTATAGTGAAATTAACATAGACCTTCACATCAATACACCTTTGCCAGTAGCTTGGCTAGTACGTAAAAATTCTCCTGATTTGCTAACGGCTGTTAACGATTGGGTCGACAAGGGAAAACAATCCACCTACTTTGCAATCTTATATGCCAAATATTTCCTGAACAAAAAAAACAGCTATTATCGAACCAAGAGTGCCTTTTCGTCAATCTCGGGTGACCAAATATCAAAATACGATGACCTTATCAAAAAGGGGGGAGACTATCTGGGATGGGACTGGAGACTCTTGGCCTCTTTGGTCTATAAAGAATCCAGGTTCAATAATGAAGCGACAAGCTACGCTGGAGCTAGAGGATTGTTACAATTAATGCCTGTCACCCTGGAGCGTTTTGGTGTAAACGACCCCAATGACCCTGCACAAAGCCTCATGGGGGGAGTCAAGTACCTTAAATACTTGGATAAATTTTGGCTTGAAAGAGTCCCCGAGACCAATGAGCGTATCAAGTTTATCCTAGCTTCTTACAATGTAGGGCATGGGCACGTTAATGACGCTTGGCGGCTAGCACTGAAATTTGGCAAAGACACCCGAAGATGGAGCAATGTTGCTTACTACCTGGAACGAAAATCCCAACCTAAATACTACCGGGACCCTGTCGTGAGAAGTGGCTATGCCAAAGGCCATCTGGCCGTGGCCTATGTACGGGATATCCTGAGCATTTATGAATCCTACAGGATATTGGTAGATCCCTACCCGAAGGAAATAGAAGACCAACCGCTCGCCAGCAACTGA
- a CDS encoding glycine--tRNA ligase, which yields MAKTEQATENTQLKDIISHAKEYGFVYPSSEIYDGLQAVYDYGAYGVELKNNLKRLWWESMTRLNDNIVGIDAAIFMHPTTWKASGHVDSFNDPMIDNKDSKKRYRADVLIEDKAAELEKAGKEEEAKSLLATMGRLLEAEDLEGVRDLIVNENITCPVSGTANWTDVRQFNLMFATQVGSVAEDASTIYLRPETAQGIFVNFLNVQKTARMKVPFGIAQIGKAFRNEIVARQFIFRMREFEQMEMQYFVRPGTELDWYKAWADTRVKWHKALGIPEEKLRTHDHDKLAHYANAAMDIEFDFPFGFKEVEGIHSRTDFDLKSHQEFSKKKQQYFDPEVNQNYIPYVIETSIGADRLFLMTLCNAFTEEEQEGKKRTYLKLHPAIAPVKAAILPLTKKDGLPEKGREIFDKLKFDFNVVYEEAASIGKRYTRQDLIGTPFCVAVDHQTLEDNTVTIRHRDTTEQERVHIDELHGKLVSATSFRSIFDKI from the coding sequence ATGGCAAAGACAGAACAAGCAACCGAAAATACACAATTGAAGGACATTATCTCACATGCCAAGGAATATGGCTTTGTGTATCCTTCATCCGAAATATACGATGGACTTCAGGCCGTTTACGATTATGGCGCTTATGGAGTGGAACTCAAAAACAACCTCAAGCGACTATGGTGGGAGTCCATGACCAGGCTGAATGATAATATCGTGGGTATCGATGCAGCGATTTTCATGCACCCAACCACTTGGAAAGCTTCTGGACACGTGGACAGCTTTAACGATCCCATGATCGATAATAAGGATAGTAAGAAGCGATACCGTGCGGATGTATTGATCGAAGACAAGGCTGCCGAACTCGAAAAAGCAGGAAAAGAAGAGGAAGCCAAATCATTGCTTGCCACCATGGGGAGGCTCTTGGAAGCCGAAGACCTAGAGGGCGTGCGTGACCTGATCGTAAATGAAAACATCACCTGTCCTGTAAGTGGTACGGCTAATTGGACGGACGTGCGTCAATTCAACTTGATGTTTGCGACGCAGGTAGGCTCAGTGGCCGAAGACGCCTCTACCATCTACCTCAGACCAGAGACAGCCCAAGGGATTTTTGTCAACTTCCTAAATGTACAAAAGACTGCCCGTATGAAGGTGCCTTTCGGTATTGCACAGATCGGCAAAGCCTTTAGAAATGAAATTGTGGCGCGTCAGTTTATTTTCCGGATGCGAGAATTTGAGCAGATGGAAATGCAATATTTTGTGCGACCCGGCACTGAGCTGGACTGGTACAAGGCATGGGCCGATACTCGTGTAAAGTGGCACAAAGCCTTGGGAATCCCTGAAGAGAAACTCCGAACACATGACCACGATAAGCTGGCCCATTACGCCAATGCTGCCATGGATATTGAATTTGATTTTCCATTTGGCTTTAAGGAGGTAGAAGGGATCCACTCTAGAACGGACTTTGACTTGAAGAGTCATCAGGAATTCTCCAAGAAGAAGCAGCAGTATTTTGATCCTGAGGTAAACCAGAATTATATCCCTTATGTGATCGAAACTTCCATCGGTGCCGACCGCTTGTTCTTAATGACACTTTGCAATGCCTTTACGGAAGAAGAGCAGGAAGGTAAAAAGAGGACCTACCTAAAGTTACATCCGGCTATCGCTCCTGTAAAAGCAGCCATTCTGCCACTGACCAAAAAAGACGGTTTGCCTGAAAAAGGTCGGGAGATTTTTGACAAGCTGAAGTTTGATTTCAATGTGGTCTATGAAGAAGCCGCATCTATTGGAAAACGTTATACTCGTCAGGACCTGATCGGAACGCCATTCTGTGTCGCAGTGGATCACCAGACACTTGAAGATAATACCGTGACCATTCGTCACCGGGATACTACCGAGCAAGAACGTGTCCATATCGATGAGCTGCACGGTAAACTGGTTTCGGCAACGAGCTTTAGATCAATCTTTGATAAAATATAA
- a CDS encoding efflux RND transporter permease subunit yields MAGLSTVSIKRPVLAIVFSLTILLFGIIGMTFLGVREYPSVDPPIINVRTTYVGANADVIEAQITEPLEESINGISGIKSLTSTSNDGTSNITVEFDVGADMEAAANDVRDKVSRAQRNLPPDAEPPVVSKADADSEPIVFLNVKSEQKTLLEISDIADNIFKERLQTIPGVSEVRIWGEKEYAMRLRMDPIRMASYGVTPLDVLTKVQSENVELPSGRIEGSTIELSVRTKSRLSTPDEFNNLIIKESENNIVRFQDVGNAELAPLNERTVLKREGVPMVGVVLVPLPGSNSIEIVDEFYRRLEFIKKDLPDDIELGIGFDSTEYIRNSISEVQETILLAFLLVVAIIFLFLRDWRTTFIPVITIPISLVGVFFVMYVMDFSINVLTLLGIVLSIGLVVDDAIVVLENIYAKIEKGEQPGKAAEQGAEEIFFAVIATTIALAAVFLPVIFLTGTTGRLFREFGVVVAGSVIISSFVALTMTPMLSSKLLKKREKHNWFYNVSEPMFVWLNKKYEATLVGFMRFRWVSFVLILVMGGGIYLLFNAIPSELAPTEDRGEMRINMSGPEGATFDYMDRVIDELLYEMMTTIPEDVWDSFISVTSPGFGTASTNSGFIRVRLVDASERAESQQDVFEDVSEILRKKTDVKAFASQPQSIGDRRGGLPVQYVLQAQNLEKLKEVIPTFMDKVNQSPIFQFSDINLKFTKPEIEVEIDREKARNIGVSVQEIARTLQLSYSGQRFDYFIMNGKQYQVVGEMQEEDRNAPINLRMLYVRAENGQLVQLDNLVNITEKSTPPQLYRFNRFVSATVSAGLAPKHTIGDGLDEMDRIAAEVLDDSFTTDVAGVSKEFRESSNSLVFAFLFALILIYLVLSAQFESFMDPLTIMITVPLALFGALFSLWLGDFTLNIFSQIGIIMLIGLVTKNGILIVEFANQRKAHGLEVDEAIIGAAVARFRPILMTSLSTILGILPIALALGAGAESRMPMGVAVIGGLVLSTILTLFVIPGVYTYLTSKSARLARI; encoded by the coding sequence ATGGCAGGTCTATCTACCGTTAGTATAAAACGCCCCGTTCTGGCCATTGTCTTTTCATTGACCATTTTACTCTTCGGGATCATCGGAATGACCTTCTTGGGCGTAAGAGAATACCCCAGCGTGGACCCACCCATCATCAATGTACGCACCACCTACGTGGGTGCCAATGCCGATGTAATCGAAGCCCAAATCACCGAACCCCTGGAAGAATCCATCAATGGGATTTCTGGTATCAAATCACTCACGTCCACCAGTAATGACGGCACCAGTAACATCACAGTGGAGTTTGACGTGGGGGCGGATATGGAAGCCGCTGCCAATGACGTGAGGGACAAGGTCTCCCGCGCCCAGCGAAACCTGCCCCCCGATGCAGAACCTCCTGTAGTATCCAAGGCTGATGCCGACTCTGAACCCATCGTATTCCTTAATGTCAAGAGTGAGCAAAAAACCCTATTGGAGATTTCGGACATCGCTGACAACATTTTTAAAGAAAGACTACAGACTATCCCAGGAGTGAGCGAAGTTAGAATCTGGGGAGAAAAAGAATACGCCATGCGCCTACGGATGGATCCCATCAGAATGGCCTCTTATGGCGTCACCCCCCTCGATGTCCTCACCAAAGTGCAAAGCGAAAATGTGGAATTGCCCTCTGGTAGAATTGAAGGCAGTACTATTGAACTTTCTGTACGTACCAAGAGTAGACTTTCGACCCCCGATGAATTCAACAATCTCATCATTAAGGAAAGTGAAAACAATATCGTCCGCTTTCAGGATGTGGGAAATGCAGAACTGGCACCACTCAATGAACGAACGGTACTGAAAAGGGAAGGTGTCCCCATGGTGGGAGTGGTCTTGGTACCCCTTCCCGGCTCCAACAGCATTGAGATTGTAGATGAATTTTACAGGAGACTGGAATTTATAAAAAAAGACCTCCCTGACGACATCGAGCTGGGCATAGGCTTTGACTCCACAGAATATATCCGAAACTCCATCAGTGAAGTCCAAGAGACTATCTTACTGGCGTTTCTGCTGGTAGTGGCCATCATTTTCCTTTTCCTAAGAGACTGGAGAACGACCTTTATCCCAGTGATCACGATTCCGATTTCCCTAGTAGGTGTATTTTTTGTCATGTATGTTATGGATTTTTCTATCAATGTACTCACCTTATTGGGAATAGTACTGTCCATTGGCCTGGTGGTGGATGATGCGATCGTGGTACTGGAAAACATCTATGCCAAAATAGAAAAAGGCGAACAACCGGGCAAAGCAGCCGAACAAGGTGCGGAAGAGATCTTCTTTGCGGTCATTGCCACCACTATTGCCCTGGCAGCAGTATTCTTGCCCGTAATATTCCTGACGGGGACCACGGGGAGATTATTTAGGGAATTTGGCGTGGTAGTGGCTGGATCGGTAATCATCTCCTCCTTTGTGGCCTTGACCATGACTCCAATGCTCAGCTCCAAACTCCTGAAGAAACGGGAGAAGCACAATTGGTTTTACAATGTCTCCGAACCGATGTTTGTATGGCTCAACAAAAAATATGAAGCCACATTGGTAGGATTCATGCGGTTTCGCTGGGTGTCTTTTGTGCTTATCTTGGTCATGGGCGGAGGCATTTACCTGTTGTTCAATGCCATTCCATCTGAGCTGGCACCGACCGAAGATCGGGGCGAAATGCGCATCAACATGAGTGGGCCTGAGGGAGCCACTTTTGATTACATGGACAGGGTGATCGACGAATTGCTGTACGAGATGATGACCACGATCCCTGAGGATGTATGGGACAGTTTTATCTCTGTAACCTCTCCAGGGTTTGGCACGGCCAGCACCAATTCCGGCTTTATCCGCGTCCGGCTCGTAGATGCCAGCGAGCGGGCCGAAAGCCAACAAGACGTCTTCGAAGATGTCTCCGAAATTCTACGTAAGAAAACCGACGTGAAGGCATTTGCCTCCCAGCCCCAATCCATCGGTGACCGAAGGGGAGGGCTGCCCGTACAATACGTCCTCCAAGCGCAAAACCTCGAAAAACTGAAGGAGGTCATCCCTACCTTCATGGATAAGGTCAACCAAAGCCCTATTTTCCAGTTTTCGGACATCAACCTGAAGTTTACCAAGCCAGAGATCGAGGTAGAAATCGACAGGGAAAAGGCCAGAAATATCGGCGTATCAGTACAGGAAATAGCAAGAACGCTTCAGCTATCCTACTCTGGACAGCGATTTGATTACTTCATCATGAACGGTAAACAATACCAAGTAGTAGGAGAAATGCAAGAAGAAGACCGAAATGCCCCAATCAACCTACGCATGCTGTATGTAAGGGCAGAAAACGGCCAATTGGTACAACTGGACAACCTGGTAAATATCACCGAAAAAAGCACACCGCCGCAGCTCTATCGATTTAATCGCTTCGTGAGTGCGACGGTATCGGCAGGGCTCGCTCCCAAGCACACCATAGGTGATGGACTGGATGAAATGGACCGCATTGCTGCGGAAGTACTGGATGACAGCTTTACCACCGATGTTGCCGGCGTTTCCAAAGAGTTCAGAGAAAGCTCCAACAGTTTGGTTTTTGCCTTTTTGTTTGCCCTGATCCTGATTTACCTGGTATTGTCAGCCCAATTTGAGAGCTTCATGGATCCACTTACTATCATGATCACCGTGCCTTTGGCCTTATTTGGAGCCTTATTTAGCCTCTGGTTGGGAGATTTCACACTCAACATATTCAGCCAGATCGGGATTATCATGTTGATTGGCCTGGTTACCAAAAACGGTATTCTCATCGTAGAATTTGCCAACCAGCGTAAAGCCCACGGCCTAGAAGTGGACGAAGCTATCATAGGTGCCGCAGTGGCCCGCTTCCGTCCCATTTTGATGACCAGTCTTTCCACTATTCTAGGGATCTTGCCCATTGCTTTGGCCTTGGGAGCTGGTGCGGAAAGCCGTATGCCTATGGGGGTAGCTGTTATCGGGGGACTGGTACTCTCTACCATTTTGACGTTGTTTGTAATCCCCGGCGTTTATACTTATTTGACATCTAAATCAGCAAGATTAGCAAGAATATGA